The proteins below come from a single Streptomyces sp. MRC013 genomic window:
- a CDS encoding trypsin-like peptidase domain-containing protein, with the protein MTGGTAWGYLTQEDVLAVRDAALDAGLTDPAVRPLLFDGIMPRYRATLPLLAAPGLQVQSDLVEMNRVERLVDGSVPLEIWLRNAVAQTTAAAPAAVLQRALDDVARDAGGEPDVFAGRRVPEAKEEIVHRDDTVPFGFLRGGDAAGAAVARIKVPPYEGGQPLQPNGFPHSGTAWLVAPDLLVTNHHVVNARTGSGGRRTLAGPEDLLLQARCARARFDYESDDTGTEEAPVRELAAADAELDYAVLRLAEPPARPVLPLAGRTLRVAAGDVVAVNIIQHPGGAPKRVALRNNLVFEADERDLHYFTDTRGGSSGSPVLTDDWRVVALHRGTRRVENVSFQGRGTAFVNVGTQFTAVMAHLAAHSPGVRAEIEAAQRGAAGTPF; encoded by the coding sequence GTGACGGGCGGAACCGCGTGGGGCTACCTGACGCAGGAGGACGTCCTGGCCGTGCGGGACGCCGCCCTGGACGCGGGCCTCACCGATCCGGCGGTACGGCCGCTGCTCTTCGACGGGATCATGCCCCGGTACCGGGCGACCCTGCCGCTGCTGGCCGCGCCCGGGCTGCAGGTGCAGTCGGACCTGGTGGAGATGAACCGGGTCGAGCGGCTGGTCGACGGGTCGGTGCCGCTGGAGATCTGGCTGCGCAACGCGGTCGCCCAGACCACGGCCGCCGCGCCGGCGGCCGTGCTCCAGCGGGCCCTGGACGACGTGGCGCGGGACGCGGGCGGCGAGCCGGACGTGTTCGCGGGCCGGCGGGTGCCGGAGGCCAAGGAGGAGATCGTCCACCGGGACGACACGGTGCCGTTCGGGTTCCTGCGGGGCGGGGACGCGGCGGGCGCGGCGGTCGCGCGGATCAAGGTGCCGCCGTACGAGGGCGGGCAGCCGCTCCAGCCCAACGGCTTCCCCCACTCGGGCACCGCCTGGCTGGTCGCCCCGGACCTGCTCGTCACCAACCACCACGTCGTCAACGCCCGTACCGGATCGGGCGGCAGGCGGACCCTGGCCGGCCCGGAGGACCTGCTGCTGCAGGCGCGGTGCGCGCGGGCCCGGTTCGACTACGAGAGCGACGACACGGGCACCGAGGAGGCCCCCGTACGGGAGCTGGCCGCCGCCGACGCGGAGCTGGACTACGCCGTGCTGCGGCTCGCGGAGCCCCCCGCCCGGCCGGTGCTGCCCCTGGCCGGGCGGACGCTGCGGGTCGCGGCGGGCGACGTGGTGGCCGTCAACATCATCCAGCACCCGGGCGGCGCCCCCAAGCGGGTCGCGCTCCGCAACAACCTCGTGTTCGAGGCGGACGAGCGGGACCTGCACTACTTCACCGACACCCGCGGCGGTTCGTCGGGATCGCCGGTCCTGACGGACGACTGGCGCGTGGTGGCGCTGCACCGGGGCACGCGGCGCGTGGAGAACGTGTCGTTCCAGGGCCGCGGGACCGCGTTCGTGAACGTCGGCACGCAGTTCACCGCCGTCATGGCGCACCTCGCGGCCCACTCCCCCGGGGTCCGCGCCGAGATCGAGGCGGCCCAGCGCGGTGCGGCCGGGACGCCCTTCTGA
- a CDS encoding DUF6099 family protein, whose product MDAERLISISRDDLAESRAVPDIMASAWRAQCLAQAIGDHLALFGPRELRGEARGLGETGGRGGAAPDHPARGAGATASRLSEVLDPRGTLTALGVLLGEVGMALVGVACATDEEGLYWQCVEAIDAADEAGDRVRVMLRRLAARDRARPPDPADGRRDRAGTAPDGTPGARPTGAGGGRGPGAPR is encoded by the coding sequence ATGGACGCGGAACGACTCATCTCCATCAGTCGTGATGACCTCGCAGAGAGCCGGGCGGTGCCCGACATCATGGCGTCGGCCTGGCGGGCACAGTGTCTCGCCCAGGCGATCGGGGACCACCTGGCCCTGTTCGGGCCGCGGGAGCTGAGAGGCGAGGCGCGCGGGCTGGGCGAGACCGGCGGCCGCGGGGGCGCCGCCCCGGACCACCCGGCGCGGGGAGCGGGGGCGACGGCGTCGCGGCTGTCCGAAGTGCTCGACCCCCGGGGCACGTTGACGGCGCTCGGCGTGCTACTCGGAGAGGTGGGCATGGCCCTCGTCGGCGTGGCCTGCGCCACGGACGAGGAGGGGCTGTACTGGCAGTGCGTCGAGGCGATCGACGCGGCCGACGAGGCCGGCGACCGGGTGCGCGTCATGCTGCGCCGGCTGGCGGCGCGGGACCGCGCCCGCCCTCCCGACCCGGCGGACGGGCGGCGGGACCGGGCCGGGACGGCACCCGACGGCACACCGGGCGCGCGGCCCACCGGCGCGGGAGGGGGACGCGGTCCGGGCGCGCCGAGGTGA
- a CDS encoding DNA/RNA non-specific endonuclease codes for MISSDDSEGPGGSLAGRDGYDEGFLGPAVPLPRLVAPGVETVVLPYTHFSVVLRPDRRLAAATAVCIDGEHLVEDVPRDDAWYYDPRVPEEWQAGPEVYRDNSLDRGHLVRRLDPVWGAGAVAVRANGDTFHYTNAAPQADVFNQGKEVWQGLENYLLDHAARHDRRLTVLTGPVLHDSDPPYRGVQVPLRFWKVAAFLHDGALAATAYVLDQSPDLTRDADRALAGALPGAPPPLGAFRTYQVPVEDVVLLTGLDLGPLPAADLMPAARAPESRWRRLGALEEITVGV; via the coding sequence ATGATTTCTTCCGATGATTCGGAGGGCCCTGGCGGGTCGCTCGCCGGCCGAGACGGCTACGACGAGGGCTTCCTCGGCCCCGCCGTGCCCCTGCCGCGCCTCGTGGCGCCCGGCGTCGAGACGGTCGTCCTGCCGTACACGCACTTCAGCGTGGTGCTGCGCCCCGACCGGCGGCTCGCGGCCGCCACCGCCGTGTGCATCGACGGCGAGCACCTCGTCGAGGACGTGCCGCGCGACGACGCCTGGTACTACGACCCGCGCGTGCCGGAGGAGTGGCAGGCCGGTCCCGAGGTGTACCGGGACAACTCCCTGGACCGGGGCCACCTGGTGCGCCGCCTCGACCCGGTGTGGGGCGCGGGCGCGGTGGCGGTGCGCGCGAACGGCGACACGTTCCACTACACCAACGCCGCCCCGCAGGCCGACGTGTTCAACCAGGGCAAGGAGGTCTGGCAGGGCCTGGAGAACTACCTGCTGGACCACGCCGCCCGCCACGACCGGCGGCTGACGGTGCTCACCGGCCCCGTCCTGCACGACTCCGACCCGCCGTACCGGGGCGTGCAGGTGCCGCTGCGGTTCTGGAAGGTCGCCGCGTTCCTGCACGACGGGGCGCTCGCGGCGACGGCGTACGTCCTCGACCAGAGCCCCGACCTGACGCGCGACGCCGACCGGGCGCTCGCGGGGGCGCTGCCGGGCGCCCCGCCGCCGCTGGGCGCGTTCCGCACGTACCAGGTGCCGGTGGAGGACGTGGTGCTGCTGACCGGCCTGGACCTGGGGCCGCTGCCGGCCGCCGACCTGATGCCGGCGGCCCGCGCCCCGGAGTCCCGGTGGCGGCGCCTGGGGGCGCTCGAAGAGATCACCGTGGGCGTCTGA
- a CDS encoding cell division protein SepF codes for MSRHERYDATDEQWEGLAQVVPLRGRDEWPSGADHRTAPRDPGAGAQRRMVVLRVQVFSDARDVAEHLVSQVPVLLDLTSADTEVAKRVLDFSSGVVFGLGSSMHRVDRNVFLLTPAGTEVEGTAAAAVPHT; via the coding sequence ATGAGTAGGCACGAGAGGTACGACGCCACCGACGAGCAGTGGGAGGGACTGGCGCAGGTGGTCCCGCTGCGGGGGCGCGACGAGTGGCCGTCCGGGGCCGACCACCGCACGGCCCCCCGGGACCCCGGAGCCGGAGCGCAGCGCCGCATGGTGGTCCTGCGGGTACAGGTCTTCTCGGACGCCCGGGACGTCGCCGAGCACCTCGTCTCGCAGGTCCCCGTGCTGCTGGACCTGACCAGCGCCGACACCGAGGTCGCCAAGCGCGTCCTGGACTTCAGCAGCGGGGTGGTCTTCGGCCTCGGCAGCTCCATGCACCGGGTCGACCGGAACGTCTTCCTCCTCACCCCCGCCGGCACGGAGGTGGAGGGCACGGCCGCGGCGGCCGTCCCCCACACCTGA
- a CDS encoding Crp/Fnr family transcriptional regulator translates to MSLFGQDRSFLEALSAQDRRALLAEGAPRAYEPGAVMIRERDTSAYVLVLLSGWAVVSVGTERGARLILALRGAGEVVGDLAAVDQGPRSATVTALGRVRAVSVSGDRFRRFLAARPHATALVMRQLSARLRSADVERRSLASETVLQRLAARLAELAERAGRPGPHGTVLEIPLPQHDLAAAIGATREAVAKALRRLRERGVVRTGPRRVVVTDMEELLHLAQGRGARPAGPAEKSPPGV, encoded by the coding sequence ATGAGTCTTTTCGGCCAGGACCGTTCCTTCCTCGAAGCCCTCTCCGCCCAGGACCGCCGCGCCCTCCTCGCCGAGGGCGCCCCCCGCGCCTACGAACCCGGGGCCGTCATGATCCGGGAGCGCGACACCTCCGCCTACGTCCTGGTCCTGCTCTCCGGCTGGGCCGTCGTCTCCGTCGGCACCGAGCGCGGCGCGCGCCTCATCCTCGCCCTGCGCGGCGCGGGCGAGGTCGTCGGCGACCTCGCCGCCGTCGACCAGGGCCCGCGCAGCGCCACCGTCACCGCGCTCGGCCGGGTCCGGGCCGTGTCCGTCTCCGGCGACCGGTTCCGCCGCTTCCTCGCCGCCCGCCCGCACGCCACCGCGCTGGTCATGCGGCAGCTCAGCGCCCGGCTGCGCAGCGCCGACGTCGAGCGCCGCTCCCTCGCCTCCGAGACCGTCCTCCAGCGCCTCGCGGCCCGCCTCGCGGAACTCGCCGAGCGCGCCGGACGGCCCGGCCCGCACGGCACGGTCCTGGAGATCCCGCTGCCCCAGCACGACTTGGCCGCCGCCATCGGCGCCACCCGCGAAGCCGTCGCCAAGGCCCTGCGCCGACTGCGCGAACGCGGCGTCGTCCGGACCGGCCCGCGCCGGGTCGTCGTCACCGACATGGAGGAGTTGCTCCACCTCGCCCAGGGCCGGGGGGCGCGCCCGGCGGGACCCGCGGAGAAATCTCCGCCGGGTGTGTAA
- a CDS encoding serine protease: MDGRSRSPVAAGPQEIFTDLRAVADRVREGLAREVPESAYEPPADQAPGEEIARFAAQERARVLEAGARGLEKLAAGRDDEVGDDESFGMEAIVLLEGRPAILVQNGDFPPQEGDWAVLDAQRAAIRRTLARVGRVEVSGHANLDWVGTAFLVGEDVVMTNRHVALEFARDDDPVEWAFRPGLGAALDLTREYGALPGAGGPAYAVAEVIGIHREVDMALLRVAPVPGGQALPSPLAVAADAPAALPGRPVYVVGHPAWDGRRNEPEAMRRIFMDVYNVKRLQPGAAGRLLPERNVLTHDCSTLGGNSGSPVLGLDDHRVLGLHFGGRYGFGNYAVPLWSMLDDPLVRRAGLNFV; the protein is encoded by the coding sequence ATGGACGGCAGGAGCAGGTCACCGGTGGCGGCCGGCCCCCAGGAGATCTTCACCGACCTGCGGGCCGTCGCCGACCGGGTGCGGGAGGGACTGGCGCGGGAGGTGCCGGAGTCGGCGTACGAACCCCCCGCCGACCAGGCCCCGGGCGAGGAGATCGCCCGGTTCGCCGCGCAGGAGCGGGCCCGGGTGCTGGAGGCGGGGGCGCGCGGGCTGGAGAAGCTGGCGGCGGGCCGCGACGACGAGGTCGGCGACGACGAGTCGTTCGGGATGGAGGCGATCGTCCTGCTGGAGGGCCGGCCCGCGATCCTCGTGCAGAACGGCGACTTCCCGCCGCAGGAGGGCGACTGGGCCGTGCTGGACGCCCAGCGGGCCGCGATCCGCCGGACCCTGGCGCGGGTGGGCCGGGTCGAGGTGTCCGGGCACGCCAACCTCGACTGGGTGGGCACGGCGTTCCTGGTCGGCGAGGACGTGGTGATGACCAACCGCCACGTGGCGCTGGAGTTCGCCCGGGACGACGACCCGGTGGAGTGGGCGTTCCGGCCGGGGCTCGGCGCGGCCCTGGACCTGACCCGCGAGTACGGCGCGCTGCCCGGCGCGGGCGGGCCGGCGTACGCGGTGGCGGAGGTGATCGGCATCCACCGGGAGGTGGACATGGCGCTGCTGCGGGTCGCCCCCGTGCCGGGCGGGCAGGCGCTGCCGTCGCCGCTGGCCGTGGCGGCGGACGCCCCCGCCGCGCTGCCGGGCCGGCCGGTGTACGTGGTGGGGCATCCGGCGTGGGACGGGCGGCGCAACGAGCCCGAGGCGATGCGCCGGATCTTCATGGACGTCTACAACGTGAAGCGCCTCCAGCCGGGCGCGGCCGGCCGGTTGCTGCCGGAGCGGAACGTGCTGACGCACGACTGCTCCACGCTGGGCGGCAACAGCGGCTCCCCCGTCCTCGGCCTGGACGACCACCGCGTCCTGGGCCTCCACTTCGGCGGGCGGTACGGCTTCGGCAACTACGCGGTGCCGCTGTGGTCGATGCTGGACGACCCGCTGGTGCGGCGTGCGGGGCTGAACTTCGTCTGA
- a CDS encoding AAA family ATPase — protein MSTAPSPEPSGAAALRELFRARLRQELRPAGGTPGAVPDVRRDYRRAACLLACFDPRRLRLPGERAPTGRAVMELAGDCSAAGVAGRTEWTLKPEVREETLRGLPGPGEALRALEPNLGAVPEGPGPERVCLAVLRGRAPGTAGAGPDELADVLQAVLWLSLVPGVTGLPEACAVRDELELARLLQPLERLVRVPSFVGREAELAELRDFVHAPGAPAGAGPAAPTPLLVLVVHGPGGMGKSTLLANFLLDSLRGGTEGGEGHGGRGFPFPFAYVDFERPTLSVHEPVTLIAEVARQLGVQYPAFRVELDALAAGCQEEARAQRAQEERVAELNRLAATRAGLGRRTSREFLAGASERESSLFRRVGKVLRRAVAGGAPFVTVIDSFEEAQYRGSPALGRMWAVFLALAEAYPRVRVVVSGRSPVGHPAAGSRPVEVELRDLGPEASVGLLGACGVRDPELARVLAERVGGHPLSLRLAARAATLAGSDTAGVRELVGSLPARRRDFFRRVDQMLVQGILYERILQHIPDPDVRRLAHAGLVLRLITPDVIREVLAEPCGVAVAGSEEARRLFGTLSRLDLVEPRGPQAVRVRADVRAIMLRLAASDPASPSREVERRAVAYYAAREGLEARAEEIYHRLRRGEDPRTVEERWLPGVERLLEGAQDEMSPRAAALLDAHRRRGGASDLVMAEADQEDWERIAGREVEDLLVQGFTEEALARLAERRPWTPCSALHPLLAEALDRAGRRAEARRAASDAVDAAREAECGERQLELLLLSARLAEEDGDADSADRDLRLAEDVAIGLGQDLEAMGTLLARARLAAGADAPDREADTRLARRLRQVPDEVLADQPSLVRAAASRVYTLDARALDHALELVGLPEDDEALEALGAGLRRAVRADPLLLRPLMDVLRSAAGAHDASAPPPSDVTDILRLVRDRGSLDGLARRLLVLRDGSGQIAAGVAAALRGGEGGGPP, from the coding sequence GTGTCTACCGCACCCTCCCCTGAGCCCTCCGGCGCCGCCGCGCTGCGCGAGCTGTTCCGGGCCCGGCTGCGGCAGGAGCTGCGGCCCGCCGGCGGGACGCCCGGCGCGGTGCCGGACGTCCGCCGCGACTACCGCCGGGCGGCCTGCCTGCTCGCCTGCTTCGACCCGCGGAGGCTGCGGCTGCCGGGGGAGCGGGCGCCGACGGGGCGGGCGGTGATGGAGCTGGCCGGGGACTGCTCGGCGGCGGGCGTGGCGGGCCGCACGGAGTGGACGCTGAAACCCGAGGTCCGGGAGGAGACGCTGCGCGGCCTGCCCGGCCCCGGCGAGGCGCTGCGCGCGCTGGAGCCCAACCTCGGCGCGGTCCCCGAGGGACCGGGCCCCGAGCGGGTGTGCCTGGCGGTGCTGCGGGGGCGGGCGCCCGGGACGGCCGGCGCGGGGCCGGACGAGCTGGCCGACGTGCTCCAGGCCGTGCTGTGGCTGTCGCTGGTGCCGGGCGTGACGGGGCTCCCGGAGGCCTGCGCCGTGCGGGACGAGCTGGAGCTGGCCCGACTGCTCCAGCCGCTGGAGCGCCTGGTGCGGGTGCCGTCGTTCGTGGGCCGGGAGGCCGAACTGGCGGAGCTGCGCGACTTCGTCCACGCGCCGGGCGCCCCGGCCGGCGCGGGCCCGGCCGCACCGACGCCGCTGCTGGTGCTGGTGGTGCACGGGCCCGGCGGGATGGGCAAGAGCACGCTCCTGGCCAACTTCCTGCTGGACAGCCTGCGCGGGGGGACGGAGGGCGGGGAGGGGCACGGGGGGCGGGGGTTCCCGTTCCCCTTCGCGTACGTCGACTTCGAGCGGCCCACCCTGTCGGTGCACGAGCCGGTGACGCTGATCGCGGAGGTGGCCCGCCAGCTGGGCGTCCAGTACCCGGCGTTCCGCGTCGAGCTGGACGCGCTGGCCGCCGGGTGCCAGGAGGAGGCGCGCGCGCAGCGGGCGCAGGAGGAGCGGGTCGCCGAGCTCAACCGGCTGGCGGCCACGCGGGCGGGGCTCGGCCGCAGGACCTCGCGGGAGTTCCTGGCGGGGGCGAGCGAGCGGGAGAGCTCGCTGTTCCGGCGGGTCGGCAAGGTGCTGCGGCGGGCGGTGGCGGGCGGTGCGCCGTTCGTGACGGTCATCGACTCGTTCGAGGAGGCCCAGTACCGCGGTTCGCCGGCGCTGGGCCGGATGTGGGCGGTGTTCCTGGCGCTGGCGGAGGCGTACCCGCGGGTGCGGGTCGTCGTGTCGGGCCGGTCGCCGGTCGGGCACCCGGCGGCCGGGTCGCGGCCGGTGGAGGTCGAGCTGCGCGACCTGGGCCCGGAGGCGTCGGTGGGGCTGCTCGGGGCGTGCGGGGTGCGCGACCCGGAGCTGGCGCGGGTGCTGGCCGAACGCGTCGGCGGGCACCCGCTCAGCCTGCGGCTCGCGGCGCGGGCGGCGACGCTGGCCGGGTCGGACACGGCGGGTGTGAGGGAGCTGGTCGGCAGCCTCCCGGCACGGCGCCGGGACTTCTTCCGGCGCGTCGACCAGATGCTGGTGCAGGGCATCCTCTACGAGCGGATCCTCCAGCACATCCCCGACCCGGACGTGCGGCGCCTGGCCCACGCCGGACTGGTGCTGCGGCTGATCACACCGGACGTCATCCGGGAGGTGCTGGCCGAGCCGTGCGGGGTGGCCGTGGCGGGGTCGGAGGAGGCGAGGCGGCTGTTCGGGACGCTGTCGCGGCTGGACCTGGTCGAGCCGCGCGGCCCGCAGGCGGTGCGGGTGCGGGCCGACGTGCGGGCGATCATGCTGCGGCTCGCCGCGAGCGACCCGGCGTCGCCGTCGCGGGAGGTGGAGCGGCGGGCCGTGGCGTACTACGCGGCGCGCGAGGGCCTGGAGGCGCGCGCCGAGGAGATCTACCACCGGCTGCGGCGGGGCGAGGACCCGCGCACCGTGGAGGAGCGGTGGCTGCCCGGCGTGGAGCGGCTGCTGGAGGGGGCGCAGGACGAGATGAGCCCCCGGGCGGCGGCGCTGCTCGACGCGCACCGGCGGCGCGGCGGGGCGTCGGACCTGGTGATGGCCGAGGCCGACCAGGAGGACTGGGAGCGGATCGCCGGCCGCGAGGTGGAGGACCTGCTGGTGCAGGGGTTCACCGAGGAGGCGCTGGCCCGGCTGGCCGAGCGGCGCCCGTGGACGCCGTGCAGCGCCCTGCACCCGCTGCTGGCGGAGGCCCTGGACCGGGCGGGACGGCGGGCGGAGGCGCGTCGGGCGGCGTCCGACGCGGTCGACGCCGCGCGGGAGGCGGAGTGCGGGGAGAGGCAGCTGGAGCTGCTGCTGCTGTCGGCGCGGCTCGCGGAGGAGGACGGCGACGCGGACAGCGCCGACCGGGACCTGCGGCTCGCGGAGGACGTGGCGATCGGGCTGGGGCAGGACCTGGAGGCGATGGGCACGCTGCTGGCCAGGGCGCGGCTGGCGGCGGGCGCGGACGCGCCCGACCGGGAGGCGGACACCCGGCTCGCGCGGCGGCTGCGGCAGGTCCCGGACGAGGTGCTGGCCGACCAGCCGTCGCTGGTGCGGGCCGCGGCGTCCCGGGTGTACACGCTGGACGCACGGGCGCTGGACCACGCGCTGGAGCTGGTGGGGCTGCCGGAGGACGACGAGGCGCTGGAGGCGCTGGGCGCGGGGCTGCGGCGGGCGGTGCGGGCCGACCCGCTGCTGCTGCGGCCGCTGATGGACGTCCTGCGCTCGGCGGCCGGCGCCCACGACGCGTCCGCGCCGCCGCCCTCGGACGTCACGGACATCCTGCGGCTGGTACGGGACCGGGGGTCGCTCGACGGGCTGGCGCGGCGGCTGCTGGTGCTGCGCGACGGGAGCGGGCAGATCGCGGCGGGCGTGGCGGCCGCCCTGCGCGGCGGGGAGGGCGGTGGTCCGCCGTGA
- a CDS encoding CBS domain-containing protein: MLERAVRDVMRTSLVTVAAGETVLAAWELLERSNARHLPVVLPDGRCGGLLDRAEVAVACAAPAVSLSRCYARDLVRCHRCVVVHEGDAVGRAVAVMDANGCDAVPVVGDDGTLAGLLAAGDVVAALAGRGPGALPGAGARPPYPYPVVPGLPPRRDERVSPVP; the protein is encoded by the coding sequence GTGCTGGAGCGGGCGGTCCGGGACGTGATGCGGACGTCGCTGGTGACGGTCGCGGCCGGTGAGACCGTGCTCGCCGCGTGGGAGCTCCTGGAGCGGTCGAACGCGCGGCACCTGCCCGTGGTCCTGCCGGACGGCCGCTGCGGCGGCCTGCTGGACCGGGCCGAGGTCGCGGTCGCCTGTGCGGCGCCCGCCGTGTCGCTGTCCCGGTGCTACGCGCGCGACCTGGTGCGCTGCCACAGGTGCGTGGTGGTGCACGAGGGGGACGCGGTGGGCCGGGCGGTGGCCGTGATGGACGCGAACGGCTGCGACGCGGTGCCGGTCGTCGGGGACGACGGGACACTGGCCGGGCTGCTCGCGGCCGGTGACGTGGTGGCGGCGCTGGCCGGCCGCGGGCCCGGGGCGCTGCCCGGCGCGGGCGCGCGGCCGCCGTACCCGTACCCGGTGGTGCCCGGTCTGCCGCCCCGGCGGGACGAGCGGGTGTCGCCGGTGCCGTGA
- a CDS encoding LLM class F420-dependent oxidoreductase yields the protein MDLRIFTEPQQGADYDTLLTVARATEDLGFDAFFRSDHYLHMGSVTGLPGPTDAWITLAGLARETRRIRLGTLMTAATFRLPGVLAIQVAQVDRMSGGRVELGLGAAWYEAEHTAYGIPFPKERFGRLEEQLAVVTGLWGTETGRTFSHEGKYYRLVDSPALPKPAQPRVPILIGGLGATRTPRLAARYADEFNVPFASPADTERQFDRVRAAAEEAGRSADDLVYSNALVVCVGKDDAEVVRRAAAIGRDVDELKENGLAGSPAEVVDKIGRYADLGCSRVYLQILDLHDLDHLELISSRVQTQLR from the coding sequence ATGGATCTGCGCATCTTCACCGAACCGCAGCAGGGCGCCGACTACGACACCCTGCTCACCGTCGCCAGGGCCACCGAGGACCTCGGGTTCGACGCCTTCTTCCGCTCCGACCACTACCTGCACATGGGGTCCGTCACCGGACTGCCCGGTCCGACGGACGCCTGGATCACGCTGGCGGGTCTGGCTCGCGAGACCCGGCGCATCCGACTCGGCACGCTCATGACGGCCGCGACGTTCCGGCTCCCCGGAGTCCTCGCGATCCAGGTGGCGCAGGTCGACCGGATGTCGGGCGGCCGGGTCGAGTTGGGCCTGGGCGCCGCCTGGTACGAAGCGGAGCACACGGCGTACGGGATCCCGTTCCCCAAGGAGAGGTTCGGCCGCCTGGAGGAGCAGCTCGCCGTCGTCACCGGCCTGTGGGGCACGGAGACCGGCAGGACGTTCAGCCACGAAGGGAAGTACTACCGGCTCGTCGACTCGCCGGCGCTGCCCAAGCCGGCGCAGCCCAGGGTGCCGATCCTGATCGGCGGCCTCGGCGCGACCCGCACACCGCGCCTGGCGGCCCGGTACGCCGACGAGTTCAACGTCCCCTTCGCCTCCCCCGCCGACACGGAGCGCCAGTTCGACCGGGTCCGCGCGGCCGCCGAGGAGGCGGGGCGGAGCGCCGACGACCTGGTGTACTCCAACGCCCTGGTGGTGTGCGTCGGCAAGGACGACGCGGAGGTGGTCCGCCGCGCCGCGGCCATCGGCCGGGACGTGGACGAGCTGAAGGAGAACGGCCTGGCGGGCTCGCCCGCCGAGGTCGTCGACAAGATCGGCCGGTACGCCGACCTGGGCTGCTCCCGGGTGTACCTCCAGATCCTGGACCTCCACGACCTGGACCACCTGGAGCTGATCTCCTCCCGGGTCCAGACCCAGCTGCGCTGA
- a CDS encoding caspase family protein, with protein sequence MGATGLSLHIGLNTVDPDRYDGWDGRLLACENDARDMAALARDSGYADTVLLTGEATVDGVTAALRDAAARLGDGDAFLLTYSGHGGQVPDETAGEDEPDALDETLVLYDRQYLDDELNRELARFADGVRILVLLDCCHSGSAVEVRDLLTPEALREQFGTADRDAVEAASRLMPAARQGALYQRDKDFFDGLRRQLRAEGRPADALLISACQDNQVAADGPVNGRFTGALLRVWDGGAYRGDHRAFHRAIVRRMPANQSPNLYLSGRPAESFLAQRPFTV encoded by the coding sequence ATGGGTGCCACCGGCCTCTCCCTGCACATCGGACTCAACACGGTCGACCCCGACCGCTACGACGGCTGGGACGGCCGCCTCCTCGCCTGCGAGAACGACGCGCGCGACATGGCCGCCCTCGCCCGCGACTCCGGCTACGCCGACACCGTCCTGCTCACCGGCGAGGCCACCGTCGACGGCGTCACCGCCGCCCTGCGCGACGCGGCGGCCCGCCTCGGCGACGGGGACGCCTTCCTCCTGACGTACTCGGGACACGGCGGCCAGGTCCCGGACGAGACCGCCGGCGAGGACGAACCGGACGCCCTCGACGAGACCCTCGTGCTGTACGACCGGCAGTACCTCGACGACGAGCTGAACCGCGAACTCGCCCGCTTCGCCGACGGCGTGCGCATCCTGGTCCTGCTCGACTGCTGCCACAGCGGCAGCGCCGTCGAGGTGCGCGACCTGCTCACGCCGGAGGCGCTGCGCGAGCAGTTCGGCACCGCGGACCGCGACGCGGTCGAGGCGGCGTCCCGCCTCATGCCCGCCGCCCGGCAGGGCGCCCTGTACCAGCGCGACAAGGACTTCTTCGACGGGCTCCGGCGGCAACTGCGCGCGGAGGGGCGCCCCGCGGACGCGCTGCTGATCTCCGCCTGCCAGGACAACCAGGTCGCCGCGGACGGCCCGGTGAACGGCAGGTTCACCGGAGCGCTGCTGCGGGTCTGGGACGGGGGCGCCTACCGCGGCGACCACCGGGCCTTCCACCGCGCGATCGTCCGCCGCATGCCCGCCAACCAGAGTCCCAACCTGTACCTGTCCGGACGGCCCGCCGAGTCGTTCCTCGCGCAGCGCCCCTTCACCGTCTGA
- a CDS encoding nucleotide pyrophosphohydrolase, translating into MTEPDLQGLQRRLAEFAASRDWRPYHTPKNLAAALSVEASELLEIFQWLTPEEADRVMDDPETAHRVADEVADVLAYLLQFCGALGVDPLEALSAKIDRNERRFPAGRPPGRSARQDRHSSE; encoded by the coding sequence GTGACCGAACCGGACCTGCAGGGACTGCAGCGCAGACTGGCCGAGTTCGCCGCTTCGCGCGACTGGCGGCCGTACCACACCCCGAAGAACCTGGCGGCGGCGCTCAGCGTCGAGGCGTCCGAACTGCTGGAGATCTTCCAGTGGTTGACCCCCGAGGAGGCCGACCGGGTCATGGACGACCCGGAGACGGCGCACCGCGTGGCCGACGAGGTCGCCGACGTGCTCGCCTATCTCCTCCAGTTCTGCGGGGCGTTGGGCGTCGACCCGTTGGAGGCGCTCTCCGCGAAGATCGACCGGAACGAGCGGCGCTTCCCCGCGGGGCGGCCGCCGGGGCGGTCCGCACGGCAAGATCGTCACTCTTCGGAGTGA